A region from the Rufibacter sp. DG15C genome encodes:
- a CDS encoding glycoside hydrolase family 30 beta sandwich domain-containing protein: MSFPFSNRVSSFLGAVLLAGLLAGCGDKSDPTPAPPPPPPVVSSASQVAFWLTNGDKSVLFKRQGVALNFKAETNNNLTIDIDTTQTFQTVDGFGYTLTGGSALVLSQMSSASRQELLKELFAFDSTFIGTSYLRLNLGASDLSPTVYSYQDQMGGAFSLAPDQAYYIPVLKEILAINPTLKLLASPWSPPAWMKSNNSPKGGYLKPEYYDDYATYLVNYIQGMKAQGITIDAITIQNEPLHDGNNPSMYMSATDQLTFVKNNIGPALRAANLATKIILYDHNLDKPEYPISIMNDPAAKQYVDGSAFHLYGGNVSAMTTVHNAHPDKNVYFTEQWVGANEGDFASNLKWHVSNVIIGTMRNWSKNALEWNLAADQNNRPFTEGGCNSCLPAVTINSSSVTRNVAYYIIAHAAKFVRPGSVRVQSSLRNATNNELFSPLQSVAFKRTDGKKVLIVLNDGGAAQNFNIRYRNQIVTSTLKAGSVGTYVW, translated from the coding sequence ATGAGCTTCCCGTTTTCAAATAGAGTATCATCATTTTTAGGGGCGGTCCTGCTTGCCGGTTTGTTGGCTGGTTGCGGTGACAAATCAGACCCAACGCCGGCCCCGCCACCGCCACCGCCCGTGGTGTCCAGTGCTAGCCAAGTGGCGTTCTGGCTCACCAACGGCGACAAGTCCGTCCTGTTCAAAAGACAGGGTGTAGCCTTAAACTTCAAAGCAGAGACCAACAACAACCTCACCATTGACATAGACACCACCCAGACGTTCCAGACCGTGGACGGATTTGGTTATACCTTGACCGGTGGCAGTGCACTGGTGTTGAGCCAGATGTCTTCGGCTAGCCGGCAGGAGCTTTTGAAAGAGTTGTTTGCCTTTGACAGCACCTTTATTGGCACCAGTTACCTGCGGTTGAACTTGGGCGCCTCAGACTTGAGCCCCACGGTGTATTCCTACCAAGACCAGATGGGCGGGGCGTTCTCCCTGGCGCCAGACCAAGCCTATTACATTCCGGTGCTCAAGGAGATTCTGGCCATCAACCCTACGCTTAAGTTACTGGCTTCGCCATGGTCTCCTCCGGCCTGGATGAAAAGCAACAACAGCCCCAAAGGCGGTTACCTGAAACCAGAGTACTATGATGACTACGCTACCTATCTGGTGAACTACATCCAGGGAATGAAGGCGCAAGGGATCACCATTGACGCCATCACCATCCAGAACGAGCCATTGCATGACGGCAATAATCCCAGCATGTACATGTCGGCTACGGATCAGTTGACCTTCGTGAAAAACAACATTGGGCCGGCCTTGAGAGCCGCCAACCTGGCTACCAAGATTATTCTGTATGACCATAACCTGGACAAGCCAGAGTACCCCATTAGTATTATGAATGACCCGGCGGCCAAGCAGTATGTGGATGGTTCAGCCTTCCATTTGTACGGCGGCAACGTGAGTGCCATGACTACTGTGCATAATGCGCACCCAGACAAGAACGTGTATTTCACGGAGCAATGGGTGGGCGCCAATGAGGGAGACTTTGCGTCTAACTTAAAGTGGCACGTGTCTAACGTCATCATTGGGACCATGCGCAATTGGAGTAAAAACGCCTTGGAGTGGAACCTGGCCGCAGACCAGAACAACCGGCCTTTCACAGAGGGGGGCTGCAATTCTTGCCTGCCCGCAGTGACCATTAATTCTAGTAGTGTCACTCGCAACGTGGCGTATTACATAATTGCCCACGCCGCCAAGTTTGTAAGGCCCGGCTCTGTGAGAGTGCAAAGCTCTCTGAGGAATGCGACTAACAATGAGTTGTTCAGTCCTCTGCAAAGCGTCGCGTTTAAACGCACAGACGGCAAGAAAGTCCTGATTGTCTTGAATGACGGCGGTGCTGCGCAAAACTTTAACATTAGGTACAGAAACCAGATTGTCACATCCACCCTCAAGGCAGGATCAGTAGGCACGTATGTCTGGTAG